The genomic region aaaaaagcaaaaacaaagtcCAGGCTAAAGGGAGTTCTGTctccccacagacacacagatccTGAGCTGCCTGAAATGGCTCGTTTGAATTTCCTGCCTTTATTTCTGTGACATTATTGCATCAAAATGTAACACATTAGCTACGCACACAGTGCCCGCCTGCAGGCCACTGAGCCGCACCTCCAAACAAACCTACGCAGAGCAGAGTTGGAGCACAGGCTGCAGAGAGTTTGAGCTGATGAGGAGCTGTTGAGGAGATGCCATGTCTAggaggggaactgcccattggtccgacagcccattgttccgaccatattaaacccattgttccaaaacccgttccgaaatcatcatgatgccctgtggttaaagtctggttaggtttaggcacaaaaaccacttggttagggtcaggaaaaaatcatggtgtgggttcaaattaaaaagaaagtgacaaacacataagctgtgagcctgcttcgcctcaagcctttcccagctgacccagagccggtcgcggcgcaccatcaaggtagaaaaggcccgctgggagccgttcagtaccgcggacagtcggactaatgggatgtcggaccaatgggctgtcggaccaatgacatggacctgtCTAGGAGATGCTGCTTTTGTCAGTGTAACCACAAATTTCCCTTTTTTGGattgccaaaaaaaagaagaaactatCAAAAAGTGGTTGGAATTAATTTTTTGATACCATTCCTCAGCAATACAACCAGaacattttattgtgttccCTCCATTTTCCTGAGGACTGCTTCACAAACTGCCAACAGTTTACTGCTGGATATTCACAGCGGTTACTGCTGAAAGACGGGCAGTTCCCACTTTGTTGGGCAAATCTGGAGATTCGGGATCACAATCTGTAAGTATGCTTTATGAGTTGTGAATTTGTTGTGTTAAAACAAACTTGGAAGCTGCTACCGAGTGTTGAAGTGTGGAGTAGATGGCtgtaggagctaacgttaggctgtaCACCCAGTGCTTAGCTGTAGGCCTCAGCTAACCGGCTAACCAAAgctattgttttaaaatgattttgatgCTCAGCTTATAGTAAGTTACACTGCCAGCCGGGTGGTATCAGTAAGATGAATTTAATGACTAAATTAAGGAGAATCTAACAGAGCAAAGATGtgcagcatgtccatattgacaaaagtttcaacatttaCATATGCGAGGCCTGATCTAAGCAGCTAACTAACGCTAGCTCGAGTGATCAGCCGACAACACAACAGCAGTCAGACCTTGAGTCGAATTAAGACCTGCAtttatttgccaaaatgtgTGGCTGTGGCACCCTCTTATTGCAGAGGAATCCGAGATTTCATAAGTTTCATTTTTCTACTCTGAGCTATtagcagagttttttttttttttttttaaagttggaaaagtaaagcaaaaacgtattattttagtttagttttaccttcagcaaaggctgtaaaaacagacCGTACATACAGTAATTtgtaaataatttcattttttattaccAACATAATAACATCAGATAAAAGATATGAAATAGTTATTGCAACACTTGAAAATATACAAGAAAGGTGGATTTAGGgaaacacttcattcaaaaacacaaggaaatcAGTATTTAAATTCAATATTTCACAGACTGTAAATGACCTGACGAGGCTCGTCTCTGTGGAGGTGTTTGAAAACCCAGTGCCAGTTGCTTAGGAGATGCAGAAAATCCCCATCCCAAAGGACCTGGCATCCCAGTATGAGAGACCCTCAAAGGAGAAAGTGTCATAGTCTGCGCCTTTCCTTCATTCCTCATGTGTCAGCTGTTTTCCCCCTCCCCTTTGTTTCTTGTGGTTccttgtttgtctctctgtgtctgggTGTGGCTCATCAGTCATGCTGCCAATCAACTCCTGCTGCCAATCTTACTGCTAACCTGAAAGCCATCCATCAATCAACTCCAGCAGTACAAATACTGTACCCAGGCTCTGCAATCCTGTctaaaaataaagttcttttgACAAAAGACTTGATTGTCTTGATTTCTTTATAAGTGGGTTTGTTGGTATAATGAAACCGTAGTGTTCAGAATTGAGTTTACATAGTTGTATCTCAttacatgtcataaaaacatattcttCTTCAGCTCTTTGCCATAAGGGTCCATAGTCCATAGTCATATGTTCTGCAGGGTGTATGGCTTCAAACAGCCAGGCTCTTGGCCTGGATGGTGTATCCAACATGTAGTATGAACTGGAACCTGGTTCATTACCCCAAAACCTAATAAGTAAAAAAGAGACAAGGCATACTGTTTTATAAGTAAGCAAATAAAGACTCAGGAGACAACATCACTGCATAGAACAAATATTGATCCAGGAAGCAACATGTATTTTACTATGAAACTTTGATTTCATATAAATGCTGTGGAGAAACTGTGATACATTGGTACATTGTACATATTGTATAATTACTTTGGTATTACAACACGAGCTACATTAGTCTGATCTTAGATAAGCCTGCTTTGAGTTACTTCAGGCTAGTTAGGAGTTATGCTTGACACCACTGTATTTAACATCTGAGTGTTACTGTTGGTGTTTCCACGTTATGTAGTAACTGACTTTATTGTTAGAAACCTTTTGTACTCTGCAGCAGACGTTTCACTTCAGTCAGAGGACAGACATACAGTTATTACCATCACGTCAGATAAGTTACACTTATcatgttacagctgaaatataagacagctacaaaataaaaacttaccaCTGTGAAACGTCCTGCTCCAGTCTTTATTGCGAAGGTGGTTCGGAGTCTATCAGCTTGTGTTTCGTCTCTCAAATTGATGTGTAAGAACTGAGGGCCTTGTTAGCTTAGCCACAGCATGGTTTTAGCAGCTCATGTAGCATTAAAGCACATAAATCTATTCCACCGGAccccaatattacaaatatgaccctgaaaacaaacataataGGTCTTCTTTAACATGGTGTTTATAGGGATagctggcttctggagccagcctcaagtggtcattcaaagtttttggcacttccgtggTGGCTTAATTTTTCAACCCTGGAGGCCGGCGCTTGTGCTAACCTagctaatctgtgctcacctttttctctaaCAACTTAAGATCAAGACGTACAGGAGGTCTTTATTGGGagttgaattatccacagaggtctctctctctacaaaacaaatggatctggggattaaaaccagtaaaaacactgaataaagcagtttcacataaaaaaataagtaaaaaaaagatcagtgtttttgattgattgattgatttgcgGGGAGCTGTGAGAGCTGgtattaggggagtgtctctgggacgtcagagatcactgtctagactcctggaggtgttgtgggacCAACTACACAAAACACTtatgaaaggaggttcccacctgatgaccccaaagacgtgttagttatcactgctcactggtctgtatagttaagccttgccataatagcttatcataggaggttattcactgagcgctgatcctttatctagagcacaaacttcttgtgtttatttgaactcagAACTAGCCCAGCTAGTGACTGCTATGAATAGGGCAGCTGACAACAAGGGAATGACCATGTGTCCACTTGGAAATACAGCTGACAGGAGGGAAAAGACCCCAAAGGTGCTGGCATGGGCTAGCAACACATGGCAGCAGTGGTGAGGCCTAGCAGCCTTGCTACAGCCAAAATTAGCTACAGCCGAGAGAGGCAAAATACCCCAAGAGTCAGCAAGAGCACAAGTGGATTACACGGTAACAGACATTGGAACAGACACGACTATGTATTGGATCTATGACTCAGTGAAGGATGGGGGCATAGACCTATCCACCAGGGCTAGAATTAGCAGCACTCAGGGCAAGGTGAGCGCATCattacatgtaacagagacgtACCGTATCCCATCGGTAAACAGGCCAAAACATATCTCTTCTCCTGCATCAGGAATTTTAGACAGAGTCGCTGTAAATCCTTAATTTCTCCAATTTTGTggacgttgcagctctgcaatatagctgaatcaaattaaatcatatccattttaatttcttcttgcgatgcactgaacacttccttttctgttgtactacaGACAACAATTTGGGGAACAGCAATACTGGTGTaggcgggtgtaaggcaaagctaatcagccgttgGCCGAGGAAGTATGGAAGTACAcagatttggatccaatcacatcactgccactgggagccagcgctagttctattacaactttcctatgggaatgtccgCAGACGACAGAGACAGCCAGCGTGCTGATGTCATcggcgtctgtgtaagagactacGCTCTAGTGTGCTAACCTGTAAGTGtgcgcacgtgtctgtgtgtttgtgtgtgtgtgtgcgcgcgcgcgcacactgGGGTGGAGCTctgccgtgcgcgatacagacagcagaggagatttGTAAAGGCGCAATCATATAGAGACAGCAATGACATGCCAtagtgtaaataagataaataacataaggctatttagtttgtttaataaaagaacaagttatagacctgttctatagggaAGGTagccttaaatgacttctgttgtgatctggcgctatatagaaaatttaaaaaattaaataaaatgaacttgACCTTAGAGGGGGGGCGGGGGGTGCTGTAGGGGGTGTCGCCCAGGGCGCCATTTAGGCTAGAACCACCACTGGGTGTAAACGAGACTGAAATTGAAGAAAACTGCACTgttctctgtctccttctgctctgtggatgaaacaaaacaaagcaagtacacaaattattttctaTTTGACTGCTTACGCGTGGTTTTTGCTGAGGATTCCTTTCTAGTCTTCATTTCTCTCGTTTTTGTTATATTCTTAGAGTAAGTAGTGGTCtcataatatatataaaaattaagTGTCAGAACAAACTAAAATAGAATTACCTCCTCATCTCCGCGTATaggtcaagttgcagttacagtttacacccatctctgtccagactcatgtaGCTGTGACAGCTGACATTGCTTCAAATATGcattttgctgcaaagaagctacaaattctaaaacgcagatgcttcacaaacatcttcaacacagcagcacagatgatctacacaatcaacacagtttcaatGTGGGTACCAatgattagtgtcaccaattcagtatctgaccaaatgtctccccttctgttcctgagttatggcgttTAATAATgtccagaaaaatgtttttgcagaacattatgatgtcacaataaaGTAAACCTTTTGGATATTAAATCTCATGACTTAATTATATTATTCTAATAGACATGTTTGAAAATTTTTAATTAGTTCatgaatttttgagttatgaccaaaaacatgttttgtgaggtcactgaCTTaagaccaccaaattctaatcagttctgGGGAAGAAACTGGGGTTGGCTTTTTATTTCACTGGTAAGCATGTTCATGAAGtcaccaacaatcctgcatagtatatctttaactCCTGAAACTACGATCAATTTTGGACCACAaaagaagactttttttttttttttttttactttaccaTTGCttcttttctgtatttgaatCCCCTTTACCCAGCCccaccatagacatatatacatagacataTATGTCTATGAGCCCCACGCTCTTTTCACTTATCCTGACCTCTGTGAGGGCATGCCCAGGCATTACATTTTGTCAGGCAGAATTTGTAAAACTACACTTGAATATATCAGGTATCAGCTGGTCAGAAGTGTTGActattgttatttattaatatatgttCAGATAAGTTGTTGCATACTATTTTAGAAGTTACCTGGCTAACTGAGTAATCCTACCTAATGTAATAGTTCCACCTGGACTCTAGTTTCTGACTGATGGACATTGTATACAAAACCAGAGCTAAGATTCCTGCACTTTCCCATGAATAGTggggtattttattttttggtttatgtATGACCTGTGAACAAGTGTGCACTTTTTGTAATTAACTCAACTGgcatttttttaatggcatgtgacttttttgaatattttgttacAATAGTAGTTTGAACTACCTTTTCTGAGTAGCTTTGATTAACTAAACTAGATTGCTCCCTCGAATAGCTTTGCACTAGTTTAATGTCTGCCAGTGTGAAGCTACTGGCAGCTTGCAAAACTATGCTTACAAAGTAGCTTCCCCAACACTGACAACATACTTCAGTGTCCAACACTAATGCCCCTCACAACAACTTCACTTCAGTTGCAGCATCATCACTGTCTGCACTGATGATAAAAAGTGTtgaagtgcttttattttgaaaaccaaCCCTTTCAGAAGAATAGCCTTCATAAAATGATGCTGCATTCATATCACATAACCCTGAAATTgaacggtggtgcagtggttaacattGACGCTTCACAACAAGgaggttcctggtttgaacccagggtgggggagctctAATGTGCGAAGTTTGCATGTtgtccccatgtcagcgtgggttttctcctggtactccggcttcctcccacaaaccaaaaacatgcagattaggttaattgattactctaaattgtccgtagctgtgaatgtgagtgtgaatggttgtctgtctctatatgtcaaccctgaatgaatgaaattgaaGAGTTTCACCCTCTTTCAGCTACTGATACTTACTTGTGGGTGATGTCAAAACAAATCTGCAAAAACAGGTTCTGTCTGCAGGTCATTTATTGATAGCTACAATGAGCAATTTTAACAGTGTTTCTTCCCAGAAGCTGAGGAGTACAGCATTTTCCTATATTTCCCACAGCAACTGGATGCAGCGTCACTTTTGAGCAGTTTGTCCTTGTTTCGCTCTCATGCTCCTCTTCATCAGTTGGATTTCGGAAGTCTGTAGACGCCTGCAGAGACCATCAGTTGATGCTCCCTGACCTTCCTCTGCAGGAAGGCCTCTAGCTCATTGACGTCCATCTCTGTGACAACGGGTCCCGTGGCAACAAACATCCGGAGCATAGAGTGAATGCGGTCCAGCGTCATGCTGTCCAGGTTGGTCAGCATGGCCTGGATGTAGGCCCAGAAcaactgcagagacagagaacgAAAGCTTTAAGAGGCTTCAGGTAGTCCTTCACTGTgctgttgtgcatgtgtgtgtatgtgtgtgcgtttgtgtatgtgtgtgtgttgtgggcaCCTGCAgcttctcctccctctgctcagACTGGGTGGTGGTGTTGGAGTCTCTCTCCTCATCGCTGTCGATCAGCATCACAcctctctccatcttctctttGGACGAGCCCGTCTCCACCACGTAGTAGCGGCCTCCTGCCTCCTCCCTCAGCACACCGTGCTGCTGCCACAGAGCCAGCTTCCTGTGCACCAGCTCCTTCGGGGCGCCCAGCTTCACGCTCAGCTCCTCCAATGTCCAAGAAGCTAATggacaacaaacaaaagattACAAAAACTGGATTGGAACTGAGGTGGAATATTTATAAGTGaagcaaatgttaaaaaatatcctCAATTCTGGTAGCTGTAATTTTCTCTTGAAAATTTAAGAGATAAACATTTTGCTAGCAAACCTCTGACATGTAAAATTCTTTTGGTGGCATTATATTATCATCAACTCTATTGACTGCTGTCTATTGATATAAACCAAAATCAAACTACCAGGAATGTGGTGAAATCATATGAATGTGTGATTTCCAGTAGGAATCCCACTGGAAGGATTTTACTGCAGAACAGCTGCATGAAGTGTTTCAAGAGTTTGACAGCTGCTTGTGCTACACTTTAGATTtcaacatttatatatatattagagtatatatatttttcactcATCTTGCATACCCACAGCATGGAGCACAAATCACCCAAAATAATTAGATTACAGTGTAattttaaatcaatatgatCCGATGTTATCTCTCATAAAGATGGCAAACAaagattttttcaaatgtaagcTACAATATGACTCCCTATTTTTCTAATTATATTTCATACAGAGGAAAACTTTGTACTTTTTTCCTGAAAGTGCAGGATGATGGCAGCGTGGATGGGGGAGACGGTGATGTTGGCAAGGGTGCGGTCCTCCAGCTCCAGGTCCAGAGTGACTGAGCCCAGGTGAGGCTTCCAGCTCAGTGTCCTCATGGCCTGAAACACAGAAGAAAAACTGCTGGTAAAGTTTCAATCCAGAGCAGCACAGCAGTATTCTGTGGTGTctaaaataatgcaaataaaacagaaataatctACTGATTGCTCAActagtcaaaaaaaaaagccaaggGCAGCACTTATAATATGAAACAATACACGCATGAGCTGCTGACAAACTGTCTCAAAATTTAATCCAGAGAAAGCAATTAGCAAACATGGAGGCTGAAAATGATATGATGTGTAATGCAAGCTGTTtctttcatttaaaatgttgctgttaagcAGCCAACTTTGAAATCTCAGGTGGTGCAATGTCATTAAGTGCAACAACAGTgaagcttttcaaaataaaaattgcaCTTCTATGTGATAATTATACCTATGgcaaaaaagtcataacatTTTAGCTAATCAATTGGCTGCAGCAAGTCTCATGTCTAACTTAATAATTTACCAgttgattatattattatacacaGATACAGATGTACAGATTATATTAAAATTAGTTTGAAGAAATGAGCTCAAAAGTGGGGATACACTTTGgaaaatgttcatgttttaacaaaaaaatctaaaacattCAAAACCACCCTGTTGCAACCTATTCGTCCTTAAAGAATATTAAGAGAGAGTTGGTGTAAAGCGGCAGGTAAACTCCACCTTGAGTTTCTCATAGCGGTGTGTGTAGGCTTCCATGGCCTGGCAGACGAGTGGAGGGAGTTCCAGCTTCTCCTCCTTCAGTGGAGGCCAAAACTCAGAGGACAGGATGATGGATGACAGGGACAGTGGTGGCTGCTCCTCCTCGCTCAGCCTCGATTCCTCCTCACGGATGTTACTGTTGATCCTTCGAGAGTCCGCCATGTCCTGGACAGGAGAAAGGAAGGCGTGAATATGGCTACGGCTGACAAATTAATATTCTTATTCTTGAAtctagttttcattttttagattaattaattgtTGGGTCTGCATAATGTCTAGCACCAGAGGTAAagtgttgcatgttttatctgaTTAATAGTTAAAAACCCCaagttaataaaaataacatgttaTAAGATGCATGTTTGGGAGCTGATCGCTTTGGTAAGGGTGATGCTGCACACTGAACTGTTTAAAGGGGATTATAGTTACAGTGTTTACCTTCAGCATGACCTCGCAGTAATGCATGTGAGACTCCCCAAACCTGAGCTTCAGCAGCTCCACATTACGAATTTCCCTGCAAACACAAAAGAGAACAAAAGTATATGAAGAACTTCagactttgacattttggacaAAGCCCACATTGCTTCTGTCAGGAACAAATAGTCACAATGATCCAAAATGCAAAAGTTAACTGATttccatttgtacatttttcaaACAAGTTCTATAAAGCTCCACCTGCCATGATGCCACATTCCTGTCATATCAGTGTTATCATCATTTCCCATTTCCAGCTTGTACACCTGTACATAATTGCACTTATTCTCCATACATTATACTGTGAATGTTTGCACATTCCTGCGCAAAactgttcttgttttctttgccGTCATCTTCACTGTAAGGGAGCTGGAAGAGACAAGTGAGTGAGTATGAACTCTTCTTTGTTCCACTAATGTCATGCACACAAATTGGACACACAGCCTGACCTGCAATCCTTGTTCCCCACCCACATGCCCCcagcacttttctagtttttgtctgttttgtattCCACTGcttgatttattattttcactGGGACATATCAGAGAAAACCTCAAGCTTATCTAGCTTAGCTTGTCATAGTGTATTTGTTCAGTTGTACCTGGCTGTGTTGTAGTTGAGTTGGTGCAGCAGTCTGTCGGCCAGCACTGCTCTGTATTCATCTATAAAAATGTCCTTGCTGCCATAGATGCTGACCAGCAGGCTGATGATGTCTGATGAACGACGTTTTGAGCCCATCTTATCTGAAATAAAACATTCCACTCTCGGTAAAACCCAGGGGACAATAAGtacaagcagctgaaaaaaCATGGTGCATTTACTGACCGGGTACAGCGTCGGTTGGATCTGGAGTCCAGTCCTCTGGGTCGTTGCCTTCTTCATCGCTGTCCTGCATCTCAAGAGTCACCGGATCTCCTCTGGAAAGCTCAGAGGCCAAGTCTGTGCAGCCTTCAGCGTCTCCAGTCAGACCGGCCACAATCTGTCTCACTGTGTCCTCCCGAGtccttgaacacaccacagaaGCTTTAACAAAACTCAGCCTTAAACATGATGATCAGCTTCCTTAATTTATCAGCTCTTTTGGTTCAAACGTTTTATGCAGTGTATTTAATTGTTCATGCTGTTAAGTGCTGTATAATCTTTCCTTAAAACATTTCTGTGTATAAATGAAGTTTGATACCAACTGATGTCAAACTAGAACACAAAGATCAGGAAGAGATTAAAGCTATCAGCCAGAAAGAGTTTAACTTAAGATAAAGCAGTGTTATAGAAACACACTCAAAATGTAATCTCatgttaaaaataatgtttcaaaAACCCTGTACAAGTAAAAATTGACTCACCTGAGGTACTTGCGGATTGGCTGGCAAGCAACCTGCAGGATGACCATGGATGGGTCCAGCTCTCTGAGGGCCTTGATGGCTGAGATATAAACCGTGAGGATGTCTGATGTGTGGACTCCTGAGAATCGATGGTAAAACAGAAATGGGATGACGAAGATACACTTGAAAAAGCATTTTGTTCTGCTGTGTTATTACTAAACAAACACTTTACTATACTTTAATCTCAGCAGCCAACTAACCCGGGTGAAGCAGACGGCTCTCGAAAGCAGATTTTAATGATGTGAGAAGCTGCTGTCTCTGGTTGGTTCTTTCAAGACAAAACTTGAGATCTTCAATAGCAGCTTTAGATTCCGGGAAATCTGAAAGAAAGATGGGAAATATGAAAATAAGCACAAGAACAGGCAGGCAACCCATGCCTGTGAATCTGTGCATGTGAATGTAGTAAGTAAATTCTAAACCGCTAACTCCTCTTAACTCCTAACTTATTTCACTACAGTCCACTGATTTAAAGATCAGCGACCTGTCCACTACAGAGACAAGTCTAGGACCTATTTAGCCttgcttagcacaaagactgacagcagcgggaaaaaaaatctatttcatttctgccaatatatcctcctaaatcatACACATTAGATCTTCAGATATTCTGTTAGTGCACAAAATCTTCAGTTttgaaaaaatacaatacaatacaatacaatacaatacaattgTAGTTCATTTCTAATTACccagaaaaaaagatttttttatttgtttatagaAGAATAACATAAACACATTGACCTCCTTAAAATAAGCACAATAAACCACAGTCTTCTCTTTCACCTCGGATTATACTGAAGAGCTCTTCGATCCTCATGTTGACATAGATCCTGCAGAAGAACTGGTGCATGTGGCATCTCCACTGCTTCAGGACGGAGCTGCTGCCAGGTTGGCCGGTCTGAATGCTGGGAATACTTGGGGTTCCGGGAACACTGGGAGCAGGTGCCAGACCGTCTCTGTCCGCCTCACTTGCAAACACTTTGCTCAGCCAGCCCAGCACCAGCTCCAGCCACTgctcacacaaaacacaacagccaACAGCTAATGAAAGGTTTATCCAGACAAGACTTCACATCACATTCATTGATCGTGGGGAGATGGACAGATGATTTACCTCCTGGAACTCCAGCAGGAAAGAGCGTTCGTACTCGCCCCTGCAGTGCTGCTCCATTCGTTGCTCAATGAGCTTGTGGAGGATGGAGGTGACAGCCTCGGAGCTGACCCACTCCAGCAGGTGGAGTTTGGAACTATAACAACGTGAAACATAGCTGatgatattctgtatttttcttcttctcatccCAAACCAACAAGTCATTTGATATAtatgatttgattttaataCAAAAGGTATTGATCAGTTCAGCCCCAGGTATTGACAAATGAAAAATGGCACTACATTATAAATATTAGCTGAGTCAAAATGAAAAGGGTATATACATTAGAAATTGAAAAGGTACATTGGAAATTGTCACCAggattttatttgttcattaatTATCTTTAGTATCCCTGTCCCTGAGTGAACTCACAGTATGTGGCTGAGCTCCTGCAGCTGCTCCAAGGCCTCCTTACACCAGCACTGCTGTGTTGGGACCCCGCAGCCTGGGCAGACCACTCGCTCATCACTGTCTGGAACCTCGGCCCCATCCTCGGCCTGCCCCTCCTGGCTCATATAGACAGAGAAGGTCCTGCTGTAAAACTCCAGCACTCTCTCCTGGAGAACAGGGGAGggggagaagaggagaagagccCTGATGATGGTGAAGGCTCGCTCCTGAAGGCCCTTGGGCCCAGGGCCACATAGACTGCCGCAGCCCTCGTCCTGCCACATCCCCAGCCTCTCCAAACCACCTAGGATGAGGAAAGGGGGATGGTTGAATAATGTTGCTATTAATATAAATCAGTAATCAGCATTGAACTAACTGACTCATTATGCTTTTTCCACTTGCCCAAGAAAGGGTCCAGTCGGCCTAACAGAGTCCGAAAAGCAGTGAGGAGAACCCAGGCCCtgcctctctcctccagctcgt from Epinephelus moara isolate mb chromosome 18, YSFRI_EMoa_1.0, whole genome shotgun sequence harbors:
- the anapc2 gene encoding anaphase-promoting complex subunit 2, producing the protein MEEIGMESDSAETSGCSPQQGVADAWETVTAALTSPGCSVTEQGLSDSLALLCNQGLGQLLSGWLLETLQMRLSSSVVPEFWAGLKQPENELEERGRAWVLLTAFRTLLGRLDPFLGGLERLGMWQDEGCGSLCGPGPKGLQERAFTIIRALLLFSPSPVLQERVLEFYSRTFSVYMSQEGQAEDGAEVPDSDERVVCPGCGVPTQQCWCKEALEQLQELSHILSKLHLLEWVSSEAVTSILHKLIEQRMEQHCRGEYERSFLLEFQEWLELVLGWLSKVFASEADRDGLAPAPSVPGTPSIPSIQTGQPGSSSVLKQWRCHMHQFFCRIYVNMRIEELFSIIRDFPESKAAIEDLKFCLERTNQRQQLLTSLKSAFESRLLHPGVHTSDILTVYISAIKALRELDPSMVILQVACQPIRKYLRTREDTVRQIVAGLTGDAEGCTDLASELSRGDPVTLEMQDSDEEGNDPEDWTPDPTDAVPDKMGSKRRSSDIISLLVSIYGSKDIFIDEYRAVLADRLLHQLNYNTAREIRNVELLKLRFGESHMHYCEVMLKDMADSRRINSNIREEESRLSEEEQPPLSLSSIILSSEFWPPLKEEKLELPPLVCQAMEAYTHRYEKLKAMRTLSWKPHLGSVTLDLELEDRTLANITVSPIHAAIILHFQEKTSWTLEELSVKLGAPKELVHRKLALWQQHGVLREEAGGRYYVVETGSSKEKMERGVMLIDSDEERDSNTTTQSEQREEKLQLFWAYIQAMLTNLDSMTLDRIHSMLRMFVATGPVVTEMDVNELEAFLQRKVREHQLMVSAGVYRLPKSN